A region from the Candidatus Bathyarchaeota archaeon genome encodes:
- a CDS encoding 4Fe-4S dicluster domain-containing protein yields MAEETYVITVDPQKCLACKTCEFQCAIEHSGVSVYNIPKEKPPKYIHVEGTTYYSLPIQCQHCEKAPCVAVCPAKAITNVEGIVLIDSEKCIGCKYCIYVCPFGVLEFNRKAKLVSKCDLCLDKLKKGLKPICVASCPTKALTYGKISELLKTRREALFEIVKGAVVMGHVPTGKEARWPSLYSIPKTP; encoded by the coding sequence TTGGCCGAGGAAACGTATGTCATCACTGTTGATCCGCAAAAATGTCTTGCATGTAAAACCTGCGAATTTCAATGCGCAATTGAGCATTCTGGAGTAAGCGTATATAATATACCGAAGGAGAAACCTCCCAAATACATTCACGTTGAGGGGACTACATACTATTCATTACCAATTCAATGCCAGCATTGTGAAAAAGCACCATGCGTAGCGGTATGTCCAGCAAAGGCGATTACAAATGTCGAAGGCATAGTTTTAATTGATTCGGAAAAATGTATAGGCTGCAAGTATTGCATCTATGTATGCCCATTTGGCGTTCTTGAGTTTAATCGTAAAGCCAAGCTCGTTTCGAAATGCGACTTATGTCTTGACAAGTTAAAGAAAGGTCTTAAACCCATTTGTGTTGCATCATGTCCAACCAAAGCCCTTACATATGGAAAGATTAGTGAATTGTTAAAAACACGCAGAGAAGCACTATTCGAAATTGTCAAGGGTGCAGTTGTTATGGGTCATGTGCCCACAGGGAAAGAAGCGAGATGGCCGTCCCTATACTCGATTCCAAAAACTCCCTAG
- a CDS encoding F420-nonreducing hydrogenase gives MKRIVTIGLAGDAGCHVALVNLHKKFLKLLRSVKILHSYILVDEKEIPNEIDLALIEGAVRTSHNEAVVKEVREKSKCVIAFGSCACFGGIASLCNILDLNDLLDYVYQHTDSTVEGVIPFENLPKVQEKVRPISDIVKVDYMIPGCPPIPEEIATIVQAILLGLKPELPRKNVCDECKKKRLGITPKVIKRVTSKPDAKQCLLEQGYLCLGPATRAGCKAPCPNYNMPCEGCRGPLETVPDQGLAMLDALSALTEKFAHEYSPTVHLGTFHRYTFASSFLAKMLRSR, from the coding sequence ATGAAAAGAATTGTCACAATCGGTTTAGCTGGTGACGCTGGGTGTCATGTTGCGTTAGTTAATTTACACAAAAAGTTTCTGAAGTTGCTGAGGTCGGTCAAAATCTTACATTCTTACATTCTAGTTGATGAAAAGGAAATTCCGAATGAGATCGATCTTGCATTGATAGAGGGCGCGGTCAGGACATCTCACAATGAAGCGGTGGTAAAAGAGGTTCGGGAAAAATCAAAGTGCGTGATCGCTTTTGGGTCCTGCGCATGTTTCGGTGGCATAGCATCTCTCTGTAATATTTTGGATCTTAATGACCTACTGGATTATGTTTATCAGCACACTGATAGCACGGTTGAAGGAGTTATTCCATTTGAAAATTTGCCTAAAGTGCAAGAAAAAGTGCGTCCAATAAGCGATATCGTGAAAGTTGACTACATGATTCCAGGTTGCCCCCCAATCCCTGAGGAAATAGCAACAATCGTTCAAGCTATACTTCTAGGTTTAAAACCCGAGTTGCCGAGGAAGAATGTCTGTGACGAATGTAAGAAAAAAAGGCTTGGGATAACGCCAAAGGTAATAAAGAGGGTTACTTCAAAACCAGACGCTAAGCAATGTCTCTTAGAACAAGGCTATCTCTGTCTAGGACCTGCAACCCGGGCTGGCTGTAAGGCACCATGCCCAAATTATAATATGCCCTGTGAAGGTTGTCGCGGTCCGCTGGAAACCGTTCCAGATCAAGGCTTGGCAATGCTTGACGCGTTATCTGCTTTAACTGAAAAGTTTGCTCACGAATATAGTCCAACAGTACACCTCGGAACTTTTCATAGGTATACGTTCGCATCTTCTTTCTTGGCTAAAATGCTTAGGAGTCGATAA